A region from the Euwallacea similis isolate ESF13 chromosome 23, ESF131.1, whole genome shotgun sequence genome encodes:
- the sea gene encoding putative tricarboxylate transport protein, mitochondrial, giving the protein MTPSPLPSFVNPYNRRPWLYENGAAAPAGGSSKGVKGIIAGGITGGIEICITFPTEYVKTQLQLDEKGAAKQYNGIADCVKKTVKNHGFFGLYRGLSVLLYGSIPKSAVRFGAFETFKGWVVQPDGSLSPGNRLLCGLGAGVSEAIFAVTPMETIKVKFINDQRSGNPRFRGFFHGVGVIIKEQGIGGVYKGLTATIMKQGSNQAIRFFVMESLKDMYKGEDKKKAVPKWLVGIFGAVAGAASVFGNTPLDVVKTRMQGLEASKYKNTLDCAIKIWKNEGAFAFYKGTVPRLGRVCLDVAITFMIYDSFMDLFNKVWP; this is encoded by the exons ATGACCCCCAGCCCTCTCCCCTCGTTCGTAAATCCTTACAATCGACGTCCTTGGCTATATGAAAATGGGGCTGCAGCCCCTGCTGGAGGAAGCAGTAAGGGAGTAAAAGGGATTATTGCCG GTGGCATTACTGGAGGGATAGAAATATGCATCACTTTCCCTACAGAGTATGTAAAAACCCAATTACAGTTGGATGAAAAGGGAGCTGCTAAACAATACAATGGTATTGCGGATTGCGTGAAAAAGACAGTTAAAAACCATGGATTTTTTGGTCTCTATAGAGGGCTCAGTGTATTGCTCTATGGGTCAATACCAAAAAGTGCTGTCag gtttggtgcttttgagaCATTCAAAGGCTGGGTGGTCCAACCAGATGGTTCATTATCGCCTGGAAATAGGCTGTTATGTGGTTTAGGTGCCGGAGTTTCCGAAGCCATTTTCGCAGTAACGCCAATGGAAAccattaaagttaaatttattaacgaCCAGCGAAGTGGGAATCCTCGTTTTAGGGGATTTTTCCATGGCGTAGGAGTAATTATCAAGGAACAGG GTATTGGGGGTGTGTATAAGGGTCTCACAGCTACAATAATGAAACAAGGTTCAAATCAAGCTATTAGATTTTTTGTCATGGAGAGTTTGAAAGATATGTATAAAGGGGAAGACAAGAAAAAGGCAGTGCCCAAATGGTTGGTAGGGATTTTCGGTGCCGTGGCAG GGGCAGCTTCTGTATTCGGCAACACCCCATTAGACGTGGTCAAAACCAGGATGCAAGGCCTAGAAGCCagcaaatataaaaataccttAGATTGTGCTAttaaaatctggaaaaatgaGGGGGCATTCGCCTTTTATAAGGGCACTGTACCCAGATTAGGCAGAGTCTGCTTAGACGTAGCCATTACTTTCATGATATACGACAGTTTTATGGATTTGTTTAACAAGGTCTGGCCTTAG